The window TTGTAATACAGACAAGAGATGAGGGTAAATATATGCTTCAGTGCATCTTTTGACATATATGACATAGTATTAGTTTTCTTGTTCACTGAAGGAAAAAACTTACTGTGGGTGCTGCAGCTATGACACCCTTTAACTGGTAGAAGCATTCTGCTCCACTGTAGGTGCACAAGTTTCTTAAAATTCTTGCAGCATTCACACGAAGTAATGGATCCTCCAATGCTTCGACGAGCCTTTCCAGGGCTTGCAATTTCAAGATGCGATGGCAATTAGCTCTACTTTCTAAGGCCAACATAGCTAGCGCTTCGCCTGCAGCACGTCTTACAAGATTCTGACGCTCTGGCATCTCCTGGTTGAGAAATATATTGAACAACTCCTTGAGTACCCCACCAGTGCCACCAATCCTTTCTGTTGCCTCCTCTTCCAATGCCAGATTGGTTAGGATTTCTATGCTTAGTTTTTGCAGCATTGGGTGTTTCTCTCCATATCGTAGGATATATCTAATGTTGCTGATTGTGAAAACTACCTCGGAGATTTCTTTTCTGAGATGTTTTCCTGTGGCACCAGTCGTGCTTGTCAGCATTTTCACCAATTGAAGAGATCGTTTAACGGTTAGAATCTGAGATGGTGCAACATTTTCATCCCTTAACAACTTTTCTCCAGCATGTGTAAAATCTATGATTTTAGGTAAGAGGCCCCTTGTGTTTCCAATCTTTCCACAGTTGTCATGATCACAGGCAAGCTTTTTCAGAATAAGAAGTCCTAAATGATTGAATGTCCAGAAACTGTAATTTACATGATCAAGAATGAGGTTCTTTTCACCAATTTCATCTGCTCCACCACCAGAACTCCTATTTGTTTGAAGCAGAGATGATATTGATTCCATTGCACCTGGTATACCAGCTACACGCAGGCAGTTTTGCTTCTTACCAACAAGTTTTGACAATACCTCCGCAGCAGATTTCCTGATCTCTTCTTCTTGAGGGTCTTTCCAGTTCAACATTTCAACTAATCTTTCTACCGCTGACAAATTTATCCCAATCTTCTGTAAGGTATCATCAGAGTACCTCTCACTAATCGCGAACTGGCGAAGAATTCTCGCTCCAATGAGCTGTTCATCAGGGGAATTTGAAGCCAACAGGTCCATGGCAAAAGTTACAATATCCATTTTCAAGCCATCAAAAATGCTTCCAACAACACATCTTGAATAAGCATCGTAGAAAAACCTTTTGATAGAAATTATACCCGTAGGCCCGAACTCGCACTCCCTGTTCACTTCTTCCAAAAGTTTACAATATATGACTTTATACTCCCAGTAAGCTTTCTCCATCAGAAACAACAGAGCTTCTGCCAAGGCCAAGGCATAGAAAATATTCAGAGCAGATTGCCGGTTCCTTTTATCGGTATCTCCCTTCTGTACCTCCCCATAGTTGTGCTTGATGAGCTTCATGGATGAAAGTACTACACAAGCTGTTGCAGATAAAAGCTGGAGCCAGTACAGGACTTTGCTTATGtttcttgaaagaaaaacCCATTGACCATAAGGTAGAAGAGGAACATCCGAAGGTATCCATGTCCGAGTTGGGGCTCTTGCTTGATTCCATCTTCCAACTTGTGAACGATCAACCTGCGCTATTTCTCTAGTATTTTGAGTTTGCTTCCTTATCAAGGAAAGTGGATAGAAGATTTTTTTCACAGCTCTAATGAGGATGTGTGAGCTGGATCTCACTGCACGGAAACTATTGATACCAGCATCAGTGATCGACCATGTAGCTTGGTGTTGCCATTCAAGCTCATGACTTCTGCTGAATATCCGAGTCCCttcaattaacaaaataacGGTGATAAACCAGAAGTCGGTTTCATCTAAAGTGATTGCAAAGCCACCAAGAAGAACTACTGTTGCCCAGATGAAGCCGAGAGTTCCAAGGCCAGTAGCAGACTTTTCAAAGATTGAAAGCCTGAGAGCGAAGAGCGTTAGTTTCTTTTCTGGTGCTCGAACCACCGATGCTGAAGAGATGGATTCTGCACTACTTTCTCTATTCTCTGGACTGCTCTGGGGTTCAAAAATGGTGTTAGACCCACAGGTTTCACTAAGCTTCCGAAGCTCATTAATCTGCAAACGAACACCTCCATCATCTTTCAAGGAACGTCCACGATCCATGTTTTGGGATCAAAATGGAAAACTTTGACGCTTAATTCTTCACGACAAAAAATGAAGATCTTGTTGAAGAACAAGATGTTAAAAGATTGGCTTGGAGTGGAAGAGTTTCTGATGTTCTAGGTCTGAAGTTGTCTCTGTCTTGAGATGTGAAGCGAAAGAACGAAAGACCGGTGATTATAAACGAAGAGAGGATAATGACCTTCGCAAGCACGTTTGTTTTGTGGAAATGTAGAGGAAAGAGTAACGTTAAGTCTCTTGTCTTTCCCGTCATATTTCCTGGGAAGTTTTGCAATGAAT is drawn from Theobroma cacao cultivar B97-61/B2 chromosome 4, Criollo_cocoa_genome_V2, whole genome shotgun sequence and contains these coding sequences:
- the LOC18602868 gene encoding uncharacterized protein LOC18602868 — encoded protein: MDRGRSLKDDGGVRLQINELRKLSETCGSNTIFEPQSSPENRESSAESISSASVVRAPEKKLTLFALRLSIFEKSATGLGTLGFIWATVVLLGGFAITLDETDFWFITVILLIEGTRIFSRSHELEWQHQATWSITDAGINSFRAVRSSSHILIRAVKKIFYPLSLIRKQTQNTREIAQVDRSQVGRWNQARAPTRTWIPSDVPLLPYGQWVFLSRNISKVLYWLQLLSATACVVLSSMKLIKHNYGEVQKGDTDKRNRQSALNIFYALALAEALLFLMEKAYWEYKVIYCKLLEEVNRECEFGPTGIISIKRFFYDAYSRCVVGSIFDGLKMDIVTFAMDLLASNSPDEQLIGARILRQFAISERYSDDTLQKIGINLSAVERLVEMLNWKDPQEEEIRKSAAEVLSKLVGKKQNCLRVAGIPGAMESISSLLQTNRSSGGGADEIGEKNLILDHVNYSFWTFNHLGLLILKKLACDHDNCGKIGNTRGLLPKIIDFTHAGEKLLRDENVAPSQILTVKRSLQLVKMLTSTTGATGKHLRKEISEVVFTISNIRYILRYGEKHPMLQKLSIEILTNLALEEEATERIGGTGGVLKELFNIFLNQEMPERQNLVRRAAGEALAMLALESRANCHRILKLQALERLVEALEDPLLRVNAARILRNLCTYSGAECFYQLKGVIAAAPTVLKTIMSEENKLQEVMVGLAAQVFKHMTSEESSIMFDRAGIKEEELAKALVQILQKYYHPSAKVPRIRRFAIELAIWMMHDKAKNVYIFNGLGMEKELEGVLETTAELESFNIFSGTVGLSRHSTTIHSLVETALKLLRES